In the Topomyia yanbarensis strain Yona2022 chromosome 3, ASM3024719v1, whole genome shotgun sequence genome, one interval contains:
- the LOC131690961 gene encoding gastrula zinc finger protein XlCGF28.1-like, whose amino-acid sequence MTIFKSCNICDKTFRCNSKLNFHIRRVHNSQGIPTCNICDKTFTAKASLERHMLLHTQEKPFVCDLCDTYFSRSLDVKNHVRMVHKSLNPHVCEECSEQFKNYHGLCKHRQIVHLNKSLPAVRFKPYHVICKLCKRPHRKSSELIQHIRQDHSNETYPYVQCPVCPKTFLSTQHLSCHKEIHTDKYTCMYCGASNATIHRLQTHVENHHNEERRYDCPICNSKLYKSASALPTHVPTHSRGKQYRCDICRKDFMRKDQLSIHRRTHTGEKPFQCEICQKRFSDGASYCKHKKRCMRLSLNSDVSV is encoded by the exons ATGACGATATTCAAAAGCTGTAATATTTGTGATAAAACATTCAGGTGTAACTCTAAACTGAACTTTCACATACGAAGGGTACACAACAGCCAGGGGATTCCTACCTGTAACATATGCGACAAGACCTTCACAGCTAAGGCAAGTTTGGAACGACACATGCTTTTACACACGCAAGAAAAACCTTTCGTTTGCGACTTGTGTGACACCTACTTTAGTCGTTCGCTTGATGTTAAGAATCATGTAAGAATGGTGCACAAAAGTTTAAATCCTCACGTTTGTGAGGAATGTAGTGAACAATTCAAAAACTATCACGGTCTTTGCAAGCATCGTCAGATTGTTCATTTAAACAAATCTCTGCCAGCGGTACGGTTTAAGCCGTATCACGTTATCTGTAAGCTCTGTAAGCGACCTCACAGAAAATCTAGTGAACTGATTCAACATATTCGACAGGACCACTCTAATGAAACGTATCCATACGTACAGTGTCCGGTTTGTCCAAAAACCTTTTTGTCTACGCAACATCTGAGTTGCCATAAAGAGATTCATACGGACAAGTACACCTGTATGTACTGCGGCGCGAGCAATGCGACAATTCACCGGCTGCAAACCCACGTCGAAAATCATCACAATGAAGAGCGTAGATATGACTGTCCCATCTGCAACAGTAAATTGTACAAATCGGCATCCGCCTTGCCAACGCACGTGCCCACCCATAGCCGCGGGAAGCAATACCGATGCGATATATGTCGGAAAGATTTTATGCGAAAGGATCAGTTGAGCATACATCGCCG gACCCATACAGGCGAGAAACCATTTCAGTGTGAAATCTGTCAGAAACGATTCAGCGATGGTGCATCGTACTGCAAGCACAAGAAGCGCTGCATGCGGTTGTCTTTGAACAGTGATGTGTCTGTTTGA